The following proteins are encoded in a genomic region of Amycolatopsis sulphurea:
- a CDS encoding dihydrofolate reductase family protein: MDQRLRVHCFTISRDGIGAGEDQSFERPFGHVDPGELMSWAGAAAGWAYRGDGGTRGLDDYLVRAMNRNIGAEIMGRNKFGPFRGPWADHEWQGWWGGEPPFHTPVFVLTHHVRPSFALGETTFHFLDTTPHEALARAKEAAAGQDVRLGGGVTTIREFLAADLVDDLHIAVAPYDLGHGLKLWESPDELADRFHTERVPSPSGVVHYFLWRR; this comes from the coding sequence ATGGACCAGCGACTTCGGGTGCACTGCTTCACGATCAGCCGCGACGGGATCGGCGCGGGCGAGGACCAGAGCTTCGAGCGCCCGTTCGGCCATGTCGACCCAGGCGAGCTGATGAGCTGGGCGGGGGCCGCCGCGGGCTGGGCGTACCGCGGCGACGGCGGCACCCGTGGCCTCGACGACTACCTGGTCCGCGCGATGAACCGGAACATCGGCGCGGAGATCATGGGGCGCAACAAGTTCGGCCCGTTCCGCGGTCCGTGGGCGGATCACGAGTGGCAGGGCTGGTGGGGCGGCGAACCGCCGTTCCACACGCCCGTCTTCGTGCTCACCCACCACGTGCGACCGTCGTTCGCGCTGGGCGAAACCACCTTCCACTTCCTCGACACGACGCCGCACGAAGCGCTGGCCCGCGCCAAGGAAGCCGCCGCGGGCCAGGACGTCCGGCTCGGCGGCGGAGTGACGACGATCCGCGAATTCCTCGCCGCCGACCTGGTCGACGACCTGCACATCGCGGTCGCGCCGTACGACCTCGGCCACGGCCTCAAGCTGTGGGAAAGCCCGGACGAGCTGGCCGACCGGTTCCACACGGAACGCGTGCCGAGCCCCAGCGGCGTCGTGCACTATTTCCTCTGGCGGCGGTGA
- a CDS encoding YciI family protein gives MQYLILMQVDPTVLSELTDAQQKHLEQGHTAFMAAIKKSGEFIATQALAEPARSKVLRGSAGVPEVTDGPFAESKEFMGGFYLIEVEDEARALELAKQIPDLDIPGLALELRPVVFADLGER, from the coding sequence GTGCAGTACCTGATTCTGATGCAGGTCGACCCCACCGTGCTGAGCGAGCTGACCGACGCGCAGCAGAAGCACCTGGAGCAGGGGCACACCGCGTTCATGGCGGCGATCAAGAAGAGCGGCGAGTTCATCGCGACCCAGGCACTGGCCGAGCCCGCCCGGTCGAAGGTGCTGCGCGGGTCGGCCGGCGTGCCCGAGGTGACCGACGGGCCGTTCGCGGAGAGCAAGGAGTTCATGGGCGGCTTCTACCTGATCGAGGTCGAGGACGAGGCCCGCGCGCTGGAGCTGGCCAAGCAGATCCCGGATCTGGACATCCCCGGCCTCGCCTTGGAACTGCGCCCGGTGGTCTTCGCCGATCTGGGCGAGCGGTGA
- a CDS encoding VanW family protein codes for MQEPRWPDSHGEQTDILPVVRLDEPAPPAPRRGLRRAGWISGGVLALLVVAYLIDLLTSQGRVPRGVVIAGVDVGGLEVPVAERELRSSLEPRLAQPLTITAGEARTTFTPAAAGLRLDWNGTIEQVGDQPLNPFTRLTSFFGTREIGVLSQAEDGQLGAALEDLRSRVDRAPVEGAVHFAGATPTAVEPRAGQKLDVAAARQAVLTGWAKGGELTLPVAPAPVSTTAAGVQAALDQFARPAVSGPVRFKGEGSDATAHPKDIAAALTFTPGEGGGLTPKLDTKKLTEVLAPQLKSTEQEGHDASIEFAGGKPVVKPSAEGSTVDWDKSLEPLMDTLKRTDARELKAVYRKEPAKVTTEQADKLGVREVVGEFSTGGFATDSGVNIRVVANKVNGAIVKPGETFSLNEFTGPRGKPQGYVEAGVIANGAPGREVGGGISQFATTLYNASYFAGMKDAGHKEHSYYISRYPAAREATVFQNPGGASVIDLKFTNDSDTGIAIQTIWTPSSITVKLWGTKRYTVESVPGERANPTPPPTKPGPAENCHASAGAEGFTTSDTRVLRDAGTGREVSRHTRTVHYNPQPKIDCG; via the coding sequence GTGCAGGAACCGCGCTGGCCGGATTCCCACGGTGAGCAGACCGACATCCTGCCGGTCGTGCGCCTGGACGAACCGGCGCCCCCGGCCCCACGACGTGGGCTGCGGCGGGCGGGCTGGATCTCCGGCGGGGTGCTCGCCTTGCTCGTCGTCGCCTACCTGATCGACCTGCTCACCAGCCAGGGCCGGGTACCGCGCGGCGTCGTCATCGCCGGGGTGGACGTCGGCGGGCTCGAAGTGCCGGTCGCCGAACGGGAGCTGCGCAGCAGCCTCGAACCCCGGCTCGCGCAACCGCTCACCATCACCGCGGGCGAGGCGCGGACCACCTTCACCCCGGCCGCCGCCGGCCTGCGCCTGGACTGGAACGGCACCATCGAACAGGTCGGCGACCAGCCGCTGAACCCGTTCACCCGGCTCACCTCGTTCTTCGGCACCCGGGAGATCGGCGTGCTCTCGCAGGCCGAGGACGGCCAGCTCGGCGCCGCGCTGGAAGACCTGCGCAGCCGCGTCGACCGCGCGCCGGTGGAGGGCGCGGTGCACTTCGCCGGGGCCACACCAACCGCCGTCGAGCCGCGGGCCGGGCAGAAGCTCGACGTCGCAGCGGCCCGGCAGGCGGTACTCACCGGCTGGGCCAAGGGCGGAGAGCTGACGCTGCCCGTGGCGCCCGCGCCGGTGTCCACCACAGCGGCCGGGGTCCAGGCCGCGCTGGACCAGTTCGCCCGGCCCGCGGTGTCCGGCCCGGTGCGGTTCAAGGGCGAGGGCTCGGACGCCACCGCCCACCCGAAGGACATCGCCGCGGCCCTGACCTTCACGCCGGGCGAAGGCGGCGGCCTCACCCCGAAGCTGGACACGAAGAAGCTCACCGAGGTACTCGCCCCACAGCTGAAATCCACCGAGCAGGAGGGCCACGACGCGAGCATCGAGTTCGCCGGCGGCAAACCGGTGGTCAAGCCCTCGGCCGAGGGCAGCACCGTGGACTGGGACAAGAGCCTCGAACCGCTGATGGACACGCTCAAGCGGACCGACGCGCGGGAACTCAAGGCGGTGTACCGGAAGGAGCCCGCGAAGGTCACCACCGAACAGGCGGACAAGCTCGGGGTGCGCGAGGTCGTCGGCGAGTTCAGCACGGGCGGGTTCGCCACCGATTCCGGGGTCAACATCCGGGTCGTCGCGAACAAGGTGAACGGCGCCATCGTCAAACCCGGGGAAACGTTCAGCCTCAACGAGTTCACCGGCCCGCGCGGAAAGCCGCAGGGGTACGTGGAGGCGGGCGTGATCGCGAACGGCGCCCCGGGCCGGGAGGTCGGCGGCGGCATCTCGCAGTTCGCGACCACGCTGTACAACGCGAGCTATTTCGCCGGGATGAAGGACGCCGGGCACAAGGAGCACAGCTACTACATCAGCCGCTACCCGGCCGCACGCGAGGCGACCGTGTTCCAGAATCCGGGTGGCGCCAGCGTGATCGACCTGAAGTTCACGAACGACTCGGACACCGGCATCGCGATCCAGACGATCTGGACACCGTCGTCGATCACCGTGAAACTGTGGGGCACCAAGCGGTACACCGTGGAATCGGTGCCCGGGGAGCGCGCGAACCCCACGCCCCCGCCGACGAAGCCCGGCCCGGCGGAGAACTGCCACGCGTCCGCCGGCGCCGAGGGGTTCACCACCAGTGACACCCGCGTGCTGCGCGACGCCGGCACCGGCCGTGAGGTCTCCCGGCACACGCGCACGGTCCACTACAACCCGCAGCCCAAGATCGACTGCGGCTGA
- a CDS encoding metallophosphoesterase family protein — protein MRLLLVADTHLPKRAKDLPEPVWDEVATADVVVHAGDWVDLDTFDALAMHSKRLVAVYGNNDGPELRAWLPEVARVTLGGVRLAVVHETGDAKGRAARCDAQYPDADILVFGHSHIPWDSTTPGGLRLLNPGSLTDRRRQPFCTYQTAEIRDGQLGDVELHELPPKG, from the coding sequence GTGCGGCTGCTGCTCGTCGCGGACACCCATCTGCCGAAGCGGGCGAAGGACTTGCCCGAGCCGGTCTGGGACGAGGTGGCGACAGCGGACGTCGTGGTGCACGCGGGCGACTGGGTCGATCTGGACACCTTCGACGCACTCGCAATGCACAGCAAACGGCTGGTCGCCGTGTACGGCAACAACGACGGCCCGGAGCTGCGCGCGTGGCTGCCCGAGGTGGCGCGGGTGACGCTCGGCGGCGTACGGCTGGCTGTGGTGCACGAGACCGGCGACGCGAAGGGCCGCGCGGCTCGCTGCGACGCGCAGTACCCGGACGCCGACATCCTCGTCTTCGGCCATAGCCACATCCCGTGGGACTCCACGACGCCCGGTGGGCTGCGGCTGCTCAACCCGGGTTCGCTCACGGATCGGCGGCGGCAGCCATTCTGCACCTACCAGACCGCGGAGATCAGGGATGGCCAGCTGGGTGATGTCGAGCTGCACGAGCTGCCACCGAAGGGGTAG
- a CDS encoding PHP domain-containing protein, with amino-acid sequence MNPARALRDIAFRLERAGEPTYRVRAFRQAAAVVDGLAPEELESRVRAGTLQALKGIGKATAGVIEDASQGRTPAYAAKLDEADVPDGGPLRAALRGDCHTHSEWSDGGSPIREMAETAQELGHEWIVLTDHSPRLTVARGLSAERLRDQMIEVAQVNEELAPFRVLHGIEVDILDDGALDQTEELLAQLDFVVASVHSKLRMPAREMTPRLLAAVANPYVRVLGHCTGRMVHGRGRPESEFDAEKVFTACRENGVTVEINSRPERLDPPMRLLHQAVALGCEFAIDSDAHAPGQLDWQGYGCVRAAEAELGPDRIVNTRSVDELLAG; translated from the coding sequence ATGAATCCGGCACGCGCTCTGCGGGACATCGCCTTCCGGCTCGAACGCGCGGGGGAGCCGACCTACCGCGTGCGCGCGTTCCGGCAAGCTGCTGCCGTGGTCGACGGCCTCGCTCCGGAAGAGCTTGAGTCCCGTGTACGGGCGGGTACGTTGCAGGCGCTCAAAGGCATCGGCAAAGCGACCGCCGGCGTGATCGAGGACGCGTCACAAGGACGTACGCCTGCGTACGCGGCGAAGCTGGACGAAGCAGACGTGCCGGACGGCGGTCCGCTGCGCGCCGCCCTTCGCGGGGATTGCCACACCCACTCCGAATGGTCCGATGGAGGCAGCCCGATCCGTGAGATGGCCGAGACGGCGCAGGAGCTGGGGCACGAATGGATCGTGCTCACCGATCACTCGCCACGGCTGACCGTCGCCCGGGGCTTGTCCGCGGAACGGCTGCGGGACCAGATGATCGAGGTGGCGCAGGTGAACGAAGAGCTGGCGCCGTTCCGCGTGCTGCACGGGATCGAGGTGGACATCCTCGATGACGGCGCGCTCGACCAGACCGAGGAGCTGTTGGCACAGCTGGATTTCGTGGTGGCGAGCGTGCATTCGAAGCTGCGCATGCCGGCTCGTGAGATGACTCCGCGGCTGCTCGCTGCGGTGGCGAACCCGTACGTGCGCGTACTGGGCCACTGCACCGGACGGATGGTCCATGGGCGCGGCAGGCCGGAATCGGAGTTCGACGCGGAGAAGGTGTTCACGGCCTGCCGGGAGAACGGGGTCACCGTGGAGATCAACTCGCGCCCCGAACGTCTCGACCCGCCGATGCGGTTGCTGCACCAGGCCGTGGCATTGGGCTGCGAGTTCGCCATCGACAGCGACGCACACGCCCCGGGGCAGCTCGATTGGCAGGGGTACGGCTGCGTCCGTGCGGCGGAAGCCGAGCTGGGGCCGGACCGGATCGTGAACACCCGGAGCGTGGACGAGCTGCTCGCCGGGTGA